A window from Sphingobacterium hotanense encodes these proteins:
- a CDS encoding FecR family protein: MTEHDFKILIDKYLSGQCSDEEKRAVEFWYAVSEDEQEVDQATLNLHKQQIRKDLSKELQRKPKVFAFNNYWKVAAAAVLAYAIAIAIYINQNPKTLPLSEVASIMPAKDQVELKLADGKTIVINPNTKQDITTSEGLSIRVDEQGNLLYQQEEINNSDAPIAYNTLTTPKGTISSILLADGSKVTLNAASSLRFPTRFQQDKREVYLEGEGYFEIKKTANHSSFIVNSKQQAVKVLGTKFVVKNYAGEAESRTSLVEGKVEVRALKANHSLILSPGQEATLNASGLIKREYDESSLAWINNDFIFINADLAEICVELERWYDVKFKIDNDIEKKRFTGAIAKNKSLQEILNIMSSSQNLNFRINAKTIYVSNF; the protein is encoded by the coding sequence ATGACCGAACACGATTTTAAAATACTTATCGACAAATACCTCAGTGGGCAATGTTCTGATGAAGAGAAACGAGCTGTCGAGTTCTGGTACGCTGTATCCGAAGATGAACAAGAAGTTGATCAAGCAACTTTAAATCTTCATAAACAGCAAATTCGAAAAGACTTGAGCAAAGAACTACAGCGAAAACCAAAAGTCTTTGCTTTCAACAATTATTGGAAGGTCGCAGCAGCCGCAGTATTAGCCTATGCTATTGCGATAGCCATCTATATCAATCAAAATCCAAAGACCCTCCCCCTTTCTGAAGTCGCTAGCATTATGCCGGCTAAAGATCAGGTCGAATTGAAATTGGCAGACGGAAAAACCATTGTTATCAATCCGAATACAAAGCAAGATATTACAACAAGCGAAGGCTTAAGCATTCGTGTTGACGAGCAAGGGAATTTATTATACCAACAAGAAGAAATCAATAATAGCGATGCTCCAATAGCATATAATACATTAACGACTCCGAAGGGAACAATCTCTTCTATCCTACTGGCTGATGGCAGCAAAGTTACTTTGAACGCCGCTTCCTCACTACGTTTTCCGACCCGATTCCAACAGGATAAACGTGAGGTGTATCTGGAAGGTGAAGGATATTTCGAAATCAAGAAAACTGCCAATCACAGCAGCTTTATCGTCAACTCAAAACAACAGGCAGTTAAAGTTTTAGGAACCAAATTCGTCGTTAAAAACTATGCCGGCGAAGCCGAAAGCCGCACATCCTTGGTCGAAGGTAAAGTTGAAGTTAGGGCCTTAAAAGCCAATCATTCGCTTATTTTATCACCAGGACAAGAAGCAACGCTCAACGCATCCGGACTTATTAAGCGTGAATACGATGAAAGCAGTCTTGCTTGGATCAATAACGACTTCATTTTTATCAATGCCGACCTCGCCGAAATCTGCGTAGAACTCGAACGTTGGTATGATGTGAAATTCAAAATTGACAACGACATCGAAAAGAAACGATTCACCGGAGCAATAGCCAAGAACAAATCCCTTCAGGAGATTCTAAACATCATGAGTTCCTCTCAAAACTTAAATTTTAGAATAAACGCCAAAACAATATACGTATCAAACTTTTAA
- a CDS encoding ISAon1 family transposase N-terminal region protein, with translation MHESFNALMPLIIPEGVSDYFEMTHYSKEEKRLDIFLEEVNTTPEEYQGQKLISKGFFEPVTLQDFPIRGMQVYLHVKRRRWLNQDTDKVVYRNWELVAKGTRITQDFAAFLKGISGQPGS, from the coding sequence ATGCACGAATCTTTCAACGCGTTAATGCCCTTAATTATTCCCGAAGGAGTTTCCGATTATTTTGAGATGACCCACTATTCCAAAGAAGAAAAAAGACTGGATATCTTTCTGGAGGAAGTCAATACTACACCTGAAGAATATCAAGGCCAGAAGTTGATTTCCAAGGGGTTTTTCGAACCCGTTACCCTTCAAGATTTTCCTATCCGTGGCATGCAGGTCTATCTTCATGTCAAGCGCCGCAGGTGGCTCAACCAGGATACCGATAAAGTAGTCTACAGAAATTGGGAACTAGTAGCCAAAGGGACGCGCATCACACAGGATTTCGCAGCTTTTTTAAAAGGTATCAGCGGACAACCAGGCTCATAG
- a CDS encoding SusC/RagA family TonB-linked outer membrane protein, whose protein sequence is MKISLKTLFRGEFSLNKGGLKMGRTTILAALLLSSSLVSGQITIPRKTMSLQQALFQIRHQSGYDLFFDADMINQYPRISIELKDVPVDKAVESVLQNLPLDYQIKNKTISILPKKKTTTNERNQQQQSTKGVVVDAQGNPISGASIRLISDRKKATSTNSDGSFTFPGNIQNQEIEVSNVGYETRVIRVQGSTVRVVLESTDNRVEEVVVTGISARKKETFTGASASFNTEELKQVGNTNVIQSLKALDPSFLSMENNLAGSNPNALATIELRGQTSIATDALRDEFSEDPNQPLFILDGFPTTLRTITDMDINRIASVTILKDAASTAIYGSRASNGVIVIETIAPKPGELLINYSTDINIDAPDLRSYNMMNAAEKVEFERLSGRYTIHPRRDKYETQIELDALYAERLKNIARGVDSYWLSDPVQTAVSQRNSLMVNGGDGSLTYGIGGDYRKNNGAMKGSSRDTWGTRLNVDFRHKNFRASNMLYINGYSAQESNYGSFSNWVNTNPYYEKAPSSQPYLAIVSSGYSSEVEYISNPLYLSEIGSFDRTKNYAITNNTKIRWDINSNWTLNGALQIYKDDTEHNVFISPRHTQYRLINVLEKGRLTNSEMSRLNYTANASVVYHKVFAGKHSLNGQVHAEVFNSNANSAGFIAVGFPTFSTGAARYAYGYLENSRPQSSAIVERRNSLISTFNYSYDNKYNADFTFSYDGSTAFGVDNLYSPFFSGGLSWNLHKEQFFNDVAPAINLLRLRGNYGRTGNQNFTSYTSITTYDYESGYNFWGQGVNVSSLGNKKLKWQNTETISLGLDFAAWNSRLSGYVNAYRKFTDPLVVAVALPSSTSLSRYPINAGNLTVDGVEVYAKYAPIYKLQDRIIWTIGLMGSTYKQEYNDFNSILESMNSNLRQSKSLIQYRDGGDPADIWTVPSLGIDPATGNELFMKKDGTYSFQYDYNDAVVVGNSRPKLQGVFTSNLVYKGFSANVIVRYLYNQDVFNSALYNKVENISMQQLLNSNQDKRALYDRWKQVGDVSSYKRINLIDLGGEYSDLDSHPESTPMSSRFVQQENRLAIESISLGYDIRNTSWLNKIRMSNLKITGYMNDIGYFSTVKRERGIDYPYTRSFSLSLTANIK, encoded by the coding sequence ATGAAAATCTCTCTAAAAACACTCTTTAGGGGTGAGTTCTCCTTGAACAAAGGAGGATTGAAGATGGGACGAACTACCATTCTTGCAGCACTGCTGCTGAGCAGTAGTTTAGTGTCGGGACAAATTACGATCCCTCGGAAAACGATGTCGCTGCAACAGGCACTTTTCCAAATCCGACATCAGTCGGGCTATGACTTATTCTTCGATGCAGATATGATCAATCAATATCCGAGAATATCCATCGAACTGAAAGATGTGCCTGTAGATAAGGCTGTCGAATCCGTATTACAGAATCTGCCGCTTGACTATCAGATCAAAAACAAAACCATTAGTATTCTTCCCAAAAAGAAGACGACTACAAACGAGAGAAACCAACAGCAGCAATCGACCAAAGGGGTAGTTGTCGATGCGCAGGGTAATCCGATATCAGGAGCGTCTATCCGACTGATTTCCGACCGTAAAAAAGCAACTTCCACAAACAGCGATGGTAGCTTTACGTTTCCTGGAAACATCCAAAACCAAGAGATTGAAGTATCCAATGTCGGGTATGAAACTAGAGTCATCAGGGTGCAAGGAAGCACGGTTCGCGTCGTTCTAGAATCAACCGACAATCGTGTGGAAGAGGTCGTTGTGACGGGTATTTCTGCTCGTAAAAAAGAAACCTTTACCGGAGCAAGTGCTTCATTCAATACCGAGGAGCTTAAGCAGGTTGGGAATACCAATGTTATTCAATCGCTAAAAGCATTAGATCCTTCTTTCCTATCCATGGAGAATAACTTAGCAGGTTCTAACCCAAATGCATTAGCAACCATCGAACTTCGTGGACAAACGAGTATTGCTACGGATGCATTGAGAGACGAGTTCTCGGAAGATCCCAATCAGCCCTTATTCATTTTAGATGGCTTCCCGACGACCTTGAGAACCATTACCGATATGGACATCAACCGCATCGCCTCAGTAACGATCCTTAAGGATGCTGCCTCTACCGCTATTTATGGTTCACGTGCATCCAACGGAGTTATTGTTATTGAAACAATAGCGCCAAAACCCGGCGAACTATTAATCAATTACAGTACAGACATCAACATAGATGCCCCCGATCTTCGCAGCTACAATATGATGAATGCTGCCGAAAAGGTTGAATTTGAAAGACTATCCGGGCGCTACACCATCCACCCGCGCCGTGATAAATACGAAACGCAAATCGAATTAGATGCGCTTTACGCCGAACGACTAAAGAACATTGCGAGAGGGGTTGATTCCTATTGGCTAAGCGATCCTGTGCAAACCGCCGTATCGCAACGCAACTCGCTTATGGTCAACGGTGGCGACGGATCGCTTACTTATGGTATCGGAGGAGATTACCGCAAGAATAACGGGGCGATGAAAGGTTCTTCGAGAGATACCTGGGGAACACGCTTAAACGTTGATTTCCGACATAAGAACTTCCGTGCAAGCAATATGCTTTATATTAATGGCTACAGCGCCCAAGAATCAAATTATGGAAGCTTCAGCAACTGGGTCAATACCAATCCCTACTACGAAAAAGCACCCAGCTCGCAGCCCTATTTAGCGATCGTGTCAAGCGGTTACAGCAGCGAAGTGGAATACATTAGCAACCCGCTTTATCTTTCCGAAATCGGGAGCTTTGACCGTACCAAAAACTACGCGATAACAAACAATACAAAGATACGCTGGGATATCAACAGTAATTGGACGCTTAACGGTGCCCTACAGATCTATAAAGACGATACCGAGCACAATGTATTTATATCGCCAAGACACACGCAATATCGTTTGATCAACGTGCTTGAAAAAGGTCGTTTAACGAATTCCGAAATGAGCCGCTTGAACTATACAGCAAATGCAAGTGTGGTTTACCATAAGGTTTTCGCTGGAAAACACAGCTTAAACGGACAGGTTCATGCAGAGGTATTCAACTCGAATGCTAATTCTGCAGGATTTATCGCTGTCGGGTTCCCTACGTTTAGTACGGGAGCAGCGAGATATGCTTACGGCTATCTTGAAAACTCCAGACCGCAATCTTCAGCAATCGTTGAGCGCCGGAATTCCCTGATCAGTACGTTCAACTACTCGTATGATAATAAATACAACGCCGACTTTACATTTTCCTACGACGGTTCTACCGCCTTCGGCGTAGATAATCTCTATTCGCCATTTTTCTCGGGTGGTTTATCCTGGAACCTTCACAAAGAACAGTTTTTTAATGACGTCGCGCCCGCTATCAACTTATTGCGACTTCGCGGTAACTACGGTCGCACCGGAAATCAAAACTTCACGAGCTATACGTCGATCACAACCTATGATTACGAATCTGGCTATAACTTCTGGGGTCAGGGTGTCAACGTTAGCTCCTTAGGGAATAAGAAACTAAAATGGCAGAATACCGAGACCATCTCATTAGGATTAGATTTCGCAGCATGGAATAGCCGATTGTCAGGATATGTGAATGCCTATAGAAAATTCACCGATCCTCTTGTTGTGGCAGTCGCACTTCCATCCTCAACTTCTTTATCACGTTATCCGATTAATGCTGGTAACCTGACGGTAGACGGTGTCGAAGTATATGCAAAGTATGCCCCTATTTACAAATTACAAGACCGTATCATTTGGACGATAGGCTTAATGGGATCGACATACAAACAAGAGTATAATGATTTCAATAGCATTCTTGAAAGTATGAACAGCAATCTGAGACAGAGCAAATCGCTTATCCAATATAGAGATGGCGGCGATCCGGCAGACATTTGGACCGTTCCTTCCTTAGGGATTGATCCTGCCACCGGAAACGAATTGTTCATGAAGAAAGATGGAACATATAGCTTTCAATACGATTATAATGATGCTGTAGTCGTTGGAAATAGCAGACCTAAATTACAGGGGGTATTCACCTCAAACTTAGTTTATAAGGGCTTCTCGGCAAATGTCATTGTCCGCTATCTGTATAATCAAGATGTGTTTAACTCGGCTCTATACAACAAGGTGGAGAATATCAGCATGCAGCAGCTTTTAAATTCCAATCAGGATAAGCGCGCGCTTTATGATCGTTGGAAGCAAGTTGGCGACGTCAGCTCTTACAAACGCATCAATTTGATTGACTTAGGTGGTGAATACAGCGATCTAGATAGCCACCCGGAATCTACGCCT
- a CDS encoding ISAon1 family transposase produces the protein MSASKLRRYYRNKLSGFQDWEHRENARDGLIFPQNVSGHLSIDETCLSHGELYTVVTNKEARGKKGTIVAILNGTKSENIIPILQKIPQRLRNKVQEITLDLAGNMGLIAKRCFPNAVQVIDRFHVQQLAAEALQEIRIKHRWQAIDDENQAIDQARKNKETYFPEVLSNSETIKQLLARSRYLLYKSEHKWTLEQRERAAVLFERYPDIEKAYRLSQELSWIFNTTIDKIYAFTRLAKWADKVEQAGFKSFNTVSRTINIHHKKILNYFDNKSTNASAESFNAKLKAFRSQFRGVGDINFFLFRLTKLFA, from the coding sequence ATATCAGCCAGTAAACTAAGGAGATACTACCGCAATAAACTGAGCGGTTTCCAGGATTGGGAGCATCGCGAAAATGCGCGAGATGGATTGATCTTCCCACAGAATGTCAGCGGCCATCTTTCTATTGACGAGACCTGCCTATCCCATGGCGAGCTCTATACCGTTGTCACCAATAAAGAAGCACGGGGCAAAAAAGGGACCATTGTAGCCATACTGAACGGGACAAAATCAGAGAACATTATCCCGATCCTTCAAAAGATTCCACAGAGATTACGAAATAAAGTTCAAGAGATAACGCTTGATTTAGCCGGTAATATGGGATTGATAGCCAAAAGATGCTTTCCCAATGCTGTTCAGGTAATAGACCGTTTCCATGTTCAGCAACTTGCTGCCGAAGCGCTTCAGGAAATAAGGATAAAGCACCGCTGGCAGGCCATTGACGATGAAAATCAGGCAATTGACCAAGCACGAAAGAATAAGGAAACCTATTTTCCGGAAGTCCTATCCAACAGTGAAACCATCAAACAGTTACTTGCAAGAAGCCGATACCTGCTTTATAAAAGTGAACATAAATGGACTTTGGAGCAAAGAGAAAGGGCTGCTGTACTCTTTGAGCGATATCCTGATATTGAAAAGGCGTACAGGCTATCCCAAGAACTCTCTTGGATATTCAACACCACCATAGATAAGATCTACGCCTTTACAAGGTTGGCAAAATGGGCGGATAAAGTGGAACAGGCCGGCTTCAAGTCATTCAACACCGTCTCCAGAACCATAAATATCCATCACAAAAAAATATTGAACTACTTCGACAACAAGAGTACAAATGCTTCAGCAGAATCTTTCAATGCAAAACTCAAAGCTTTCAGAAGTCAGTTTAGAGGTGTAGGTGACATCAATTTCTTCCTGTTCAGATTGACCAAATTATTTGCGTAA
- a CDS encoding sigma-70 family RNA polymerase sigma factor has product MISEAVDSLPAKMRQVFELSRKQDLSYQEIADQLAISEKTVKTQIHNALKILRKKLHPYTHFFLF; this is encoded by the coding sequence ATAATCTCGGAAGCGGTAGACAGCCTACCTGCAAAGATGCGGCAGGTATTTGAGCTGAGCCGCAAACAAGACTTGAGTTACCAGGAGATTGCCGATCAATTAGCCATCTCCGAAAAAACAGTTAAAACACAGATACACAACGCATTAAAGATTTTAAGAAAAAAACTTCACCCCTATACGCATTTTTTTCTCTTTTAA
- a CDS encoding HD family phosphohydrolase — MAKLKINYPKDKLQQNSTLWKYGMVVITIILICIFLPKQPRFQYEYEKGKPWNHENLTSPYNFAILKTPEELARDKQYILRTVQPIYNLNDVASKEQIDQFNTDLNEKWQSSQLDSSGTDISKYREVGTALLNYIYNRGIISLNNRFQVKGNDSVKNDATAMQYNFVLVHDNVAQQKNTVDCFTIESANKYLREALEKNNLIEHKSWFAEVLKSYVTINFVFNESQTNKIEQNALANISTTRGMVQKDELIAEQGKIINNEAYQKLESLRKVFEDESRISGEQNLVMFGHFILISLAMTLLMVFLFYFRRDIFNNNRLLFIIFIVILVMLGVLSWAIKMKIPSLYYIPYCSVPIIFRLLFDTRIALNIHILMVLVAGLFVPNSFDFVFLQFTSGMVAIYSIKTLVKREQFLVSSVIILATYILAYIGLVLTRNGSFSTIYWQDILPFAVSVGLTLLAYPLIYAFEKLFGIVSDLTLMELTNSNSRLLRELSLKAPGTFQHSLQVANLAEAAIYKIGGNPLLVRAGALYHDIGKMINPLYFIENQKTNDNPHEELTPEQSAQIIISHVLKGIEMARKHQMPEVVIDFIRTHHGTTKVDYFYNLAVKDNPDKVIDESIFKYPGPVPFSKETAVLMMADSVEASSRALKEPTEESINNLVDKIIDHKLMQRQFANADITMRDITEVSKIFKSMLKSIYHVRIDYDLSKKKDS, encoded by the coding sequence GTGGCGAAACTAAAGATTAACTACCCGAAAGACAAATTGCAGCAAAACTCAACCCTATGGAAATATGGGATGGTAGTAATTACGATTATATTAATCTGTATATTCCTACCGAAACAACCCCGTTTCCAATATGAATACGAGAAGGGAAAACCATGGAATCACGAAAATCTCACTTCCCCTTATAACTTTGCCATCCTTAAGACACCGGAAGAACTTGCCCGCGATAAACAGTATATTCTCCGTACGGTACAGCCTATCTACAATCTTAACGACGTTGCTAGCAAGGAACAGATCGATCAGTTCAATACCGATCTAAATGAGAAATGGCAGTCTAGCCAGCTCGACTCCTCCGGAACCGATATTTCAAAGTATAGAGAGGTCGGCACTGCTCTCCTCAACTATATATACAATCGCGGAATCATTTCCTTAAATAACCGATTCCAAGTCAAAGGAAATGACTCGGTTAAGAATGATGCGACAGCCATGCAGTACAACTTCGTCTTGGTTCATGATAATGTCGCTCAGCAAAAGAATACCGTCGATTGTTTTACTATAGAATCTGCAAATAAGTACCTGCGCGAAGCTTTAGAGAAGAACAACCTAATTGAACATAAATCCTGGTTTGCCGAAGTTTTAAAGAGTTATGTCACTATTAACTTCGTGTTTAATGAAAGCCAAACCAACAAAATCGAACAGAATGCCCTAGCGAATATATCGACGACGCGGGGTATGGTTCAAAAAGATGAGTTGATTGCCGAACAAGGAAAGATCATCAATAACGAAGCATACCAAAAACTGGAGTCATTGCGCAAAGTATTTGAGGATGAGTCACGAATATCCGGCGAGCAGAATCTCGTAATGTTTGGCCATTTTATCCTGATATCCTTAGCGATGACCCTATTGATGGTATTCCTATTCTACTTCCGTAGAGATATCTTCAACAACAATCGTCTGCTATTCATTATCTTCATTGTTATCCTTGTTATGCTAGGCGTACTGAGCTGGGCTATCAAGATGAAGATCCCGAGCCTATACTACATTCCTTATTGTAGTGTGCCGATCATCTTTAGATTGTTGTTCGATACTCGTATCGCCCTCAATATCCATATCCTGATGGTTTTGGTAGCCGGCCTATTTGTACCAAACAGTTTCGACTTCGTGTTCCTGCAGTTCACCTCCGGAATGGTGGCCATCTATAGCATTAAAACGCTTGTAAAAAGAGAGCAATTCCTCGTGTCCAGTGTGATTATCTTGGCGACCTATATACTTGCTTATATCGGATTAGTGCTGACGCGTAACGGCTCCTTCTCGACCATTTACTGGCAAGATATATTACCGTTTGCTGTCAGTGTCGGATTAACGCTTCTAGCCTATCCCCTGATCTATGCATTTGAGAAGTTATTCGGCATCGTGTCTGATTTGACTTTGATGGAATTAACCAATAGTAATTCCCGCTTATTGCGCGAGCTATCCCTGAAAGCTCCAGGCACCTTTCAACACTCATTGCAGGTGGCAAACCTTGCTGAAGCAGCAATCTATAAGATCGGTGGCAACCCTCTTTTAGTTCGTGCCGGTGCTTTATATCATGATATCGGGAAGATGATCAACCCGCTTTATTTTATCGAAAATCAGAAAACGAATGATAACCCACATGAAGAGCTGACGCCGGAACAAAGTGCACAGATTATTATCTCGCACGTCCTGAAAGGGATCGAGATGGCGAGAAAGCATCAGATGCCGGAGGTAGTGATTGATTTTATCCGTACGCACCACGGAACGACTAAAGTTGACTACTTCTACAACCTAGCCGTAAAAGACAATCCAGATAAGGTTATCGATGAGTCCATATTCAAATACCCTGGTCCAGTACCATTCTCCAAAGAGACTGCAGTATTGATGATGGCCGACTCGGTTGAAGCCTCTTCCCGCGCGTTAAAAGAGCCTACAGAAGAGTCTATCAATAACCTTGTCGACAAGATTATCGATCATAAGCTAATGCAGCGCCAGTTTGCAAATGCGGATATTACTATGCGTGATATTACCGAAGTATCTAAGATTTTCAAGTCTATGCTGAAGAGTATTTATCATGTACGTATAGATTACGATCTAAGCAAGAAAAAAGACAGCTAA
- a CDS encoding RNA polymerase sigma factor — protein MNTNDQHIDDIELIHRISEGNHAAYDLLYDRFFEDIYIHIYNKTKDYELTKDLTHDVFLKLWENRDSLTHITNIRGYLYITARNKVLDLIKHNKIVDTYYQSFLHTYKLVESTDFRIREKQI, from the coding sequence ATGAATACGAACGATCAACATATAGACGATATCGAGCTAATCCATAGGATTAGCGAAGGCAATCATGCTGCCTACGATCTGCTATATGATCGTTTTTTTGAGGATATATATATTCATATCTACAACAAAACCAAGGACTACGAACTTACTAAAGACCTCACACACGATGTATTTCTGAAGCTCTGGGAAAACCGAGACTCACTGACCCACATCACAAATATTAGAGGATACTTGTATATCACTGCGCGCAATAAGGTTCTCGACTTAATTAAGCACAACAAAATAGTCGACACGTACTATCAATCGTTTCTACATACTTACAAGCTCGTGGAGTCGACAGATTTCCGCATCCGCGAAAAACAAATATAA
- the rpe gene encoding ribulose-phosphate 3-epimerase, producing MSAKQHLIAPSILAADFAKLYDDIQMVNNSEADWFHIDIMDGVFVPNISFGFPVMQAIAKHAKKPMDVHLMIVDPDRYLKACKDNGAAIITVHYEACTHLHRTLAAIKELGCKAGVALNPHTPVSLLKDVIQDIDLVCLMSVNPGFGGQKFIERTYSKIKELRALALQEGTDLIIEIDGGVGTGNAGKLLAAGADVLVAGSFVFNSENPLQTVKELKEVDPTIQLV from the coding sequence ATGTCTGCAAAACAACATTTAATCGCCCCATCAATTCTAGCGGCTGACTTTGCTAAACTTTATGATGATATCCAAATGGTAAACAACAGCGAAGCTGATTGGTTCCACATTGATATTATGGATGGTGTATTTGTTCCTAACATCTCTTTTGGCTTTCCGGTAATGCAAGCAATTGCTAAGCATGCAAAGAAACCTATGGATGTTCACTTGATGATTGTTGACCCGGATCGCTATTTGAAAGCATGTAAAGATAATGGTGCAGCGATAATTACGGTACATTATGAAGCTTGTACGCATTTACACCGTACGCTAGCAGCTATAAAAGAATTGGGATGTAAAGCGGGCGTTGCTTTAAATCCGCATACACCGGTTTCCTTATTAAAGGATGTTATTCAGGATATCGATTTAGTTTGTCTGATGTCGGTTAACCCAGGTTTTGGTGGTCAGAAATTTATTGAGCGCACTTACTCCAAGATTAAAGAACTTCGCGCTTTAGCTTTGCAAGAAGGTACAGACTTGATTATCGAGATCGACGGGGGAGTAGGAACAGGAAATGCAGGTAAATTATTAGCAGCAGGTGCTGATGTTTTGGTAGCCGGAAGTTTCGTTTTTAATTCTGAGAATCCTCTTCAAACGGTGAAGGAATTAAAGGAAGTAGACCCTACAATTCAGCTGGTTTAA